TCCGCGACGCGCCGCACCATCGCAACGCCATCGAGCGGCGCCAGCAGCTTGTTCTCCGCGCCCATCCGGCGCGACTGGCCGGCGGCCAGCACGACGGCCGCGATCCGCGGCGCATGCGGGGCCTTCACCACCGCCGCCTCGCTTTCCTCAACCGCCTTGTCGCGCGGCTGCGGACGGCTCGCGATCTCCTTCAGCAGGCCGCCGACCCCCATGGCCATGATGTCGGTGCGCCGCACCGGGACCCGCGCGATCAGTCGCTGCAGCACCCAGTCGAAGCCGTTCAGCTTGGGCGAGCGGGCACAGCCTGGCAGGCCGAGCACCGGCACGTCGCGGTCGGTCCGGGTGAGCGCGCCGACCAGCATCAGGTTGCCCGGGTCGACCGGCATGCCGAAATGCTCGATGCGGCCGCCGGCGGCCTCGATCGCGGCCGGCAGCGTGTCGCGTCGGTCGACGATGGCCGACGCGCCGGCGATCAGCACAATGTCGGGGCCGGCCGCCAGCGCCTGGTCCAGGGCCGCCGCCAGTGCCGCCGCGTCGTGGGCGCAGCGCAGGTCGGGCTCGATCAGGCTGCTGTCGGCCGCCGCCAGCCGGTCGCGGGTGACCGCCACGGTGTTGTCGAGGATCGATTCCTTCATCCCGTCGATCCGGGTCTGGATCAGGGCCGCCCGGGTCGGCACGAACCGCGCCAGCCGCGCCAGCGCTCCGCCCTCGCCGGCAATCGCGATTGCACGCTGCAGCGCGGCGCCGTCGGCGGCCAACGGGATGATCTTGACGGTCGCCGCCATCCGCCGGGGTTCGACGGCGTCGAAGGCGGGCAGGGTGGCGATGGTGATCGCCTCGTCGAGCTGGTTGATCCGGTCGACGCGCGCCGCGTCGAGCAACAGCAGCCCACGCCCCTCGGCAACCAGGTTGCAGCGGCCGGTGAACGGCGCCGTCACCGCCAAGCCTTCGCCGGCACAGGCTTCCGCCAGCCGGCGCGCGGCCTCGTCCTCGTGCACGTCCCCCGGGTCGAGCCGGGCCGCGATCACTTGCGCGATGCCGGCGGCGCGCAGTGCCGCGATATCGTCGGCGCCGAGCCGGCGCCCCTTCTTGAAGATGCGCGGTTTGCCGGCCGTCGCGACGCGCACGGAGTGGGCGAGATAGGCGCCCCCGGCGTCGTCGAGCGCGACCGGCCCGAATCTCACGCCGCGGCGTCCCGCGCAGGCGGGTCGCTGCGCAGCGCGGCTGTGATCTCGGCCAGGATCGAGATCGCGATCTCCTGCGGCGACGCCGCACCGATATTCAGTCCGACCGGGCCGTGGATGCGCGCCAGCGCCGCCTCGCCATGGCCCAGCG
This Alphaproteobacteria bacterium DNA region includes the following protein-coding sequences:
- a CDS encoding molybdopterin-binding/glycosyltransferase family 2 protein; translation: MRFGPVALDDAGGAYLAHSVRVATAGKPRIFKKGRRLGADDIAALRAAGIAQVIAARLDPGDVHEDEAARRLAEACAGEGLAVTAPFTGRCNLVAEGRGLLLLDAARVDRINQLDEAITIATLPAFDAVEPRRMAATVKIIPLAADGAALQRAIAIAGEGGALARLARFVPTRAALIQTRIDGMKESILDNTVAVTRDRLAAADSSLIEPDLRCAHDAAALAAALDQALAAGPDIVLIAGASAIVDRRDTLPAAIEAAGGRIEHFGMPVDPGNLMLVGALTRTDRDVPVLGLPGCARSPKLNGFDWVLQRLIARVPVRRTDIMAMGVGGLLKEIASRPQPRDKAVEESEAAVVKAPHAPRIAAVVLAAGQSRRMGAENKLLAPLDGVAMVRRVAETVCASGVSEVVAVTGHEHAAVADALAGLPVKLVHNPDFAQGLSTSVRTGLGIVSAEADGALVQLGDMPDIRSDTLDRLIAAFNPAEGRAICIPTFNGRRGNPVLWGRRFFDDLAQVRGDSGGRQILADYAELICEVGTDDPGILMDVDTPEALAAIRRRSA